One region of Eupeodes corollae chromosome 1, idEupCoro1.1, whole genome shotgun sequence genomic DNA includes:
- the LOC129954187 gene encoding protein clueless, whose translation MALETDENVPPKPTTGDKNEVAGAKSSSNSVGAAAAAENTDNAGKKKGKGSKSGNKNNDNTLTNGHAAADSKNDKPAAAEINANETSSTEKKPEKEDDSGGDDRSEESIDLDMLHDNGITVHIQSPGAELLSIQLSSMELVQEIHQLLMDREDTCHRTCFSLQLDGVTLDNFAELKNIEGLKHGSTVKVVEEPYTMREARIHVRHVRDLLKSMDPADAYNGVDCNSLSFLHTITQGDLLEKKKSRPDSVDCTPPDYIMPGSKERPLLPLQPGAKTSKGPQSLKVLTTSAWNPPPGPRKLHGDLMYLYVITMEDKRFHISACPKGFYINQSTDEVFNPKPDNPSHLSHSLIDLLSQISPSFKRAFSQMQKKRTLRHAFERVATPYQVYTWSSPQLEHTIDAIRAEDAFSSKLGYEEHIPGQTRDWNEELQTTRELPRKTLPDRLLRERAIFKVHGDFVIAATRGAMAVIDGNVLAINPGEDPKMQMFIWNNIFFSLGFDVRDHYKELGGDVAAFVAPRNDLHGVRVYSAVDVEGLYTLGTVVIDYRGYRITAQSIIPGILERDQEQSVVYGSIDFGKTVLSHPKYLELLRKAAKHLKILPHSVLNEKDEGVELCSSVECKGIIGNDGRHYILDLLRTFPPDVNFLKIEGEEPSAELKAMGFPIEHKHKLSCLRQELLESFIEDRYVSFIRNAAQHLQQLNANKKKADAATTQTDANKNQAAIEDKNKDEEKSQDKAIEKVTTDEINANASTEEAKKLTESVNENNAHDEKQAAEVVKRACTAVGSLKEYEFDFRFNPDVYSPGIRHVDPGNTPSSLKKQKQLVRDAAEFLVQKQIPAFIKEHMDHLSAAIDGCNLTETLHARGINIRYLGKVAQLLGQVPRLEYLYHIAVQELIVRAAKHIYYTYMQNTEVMSLSAAISHFLNCFLTSGPVTAPALGSDELQKTNKRRNKRKNGKNALFGNDNNEWALITPKSMWQHIKREIKSYYDFDLECEDARSVIETYKLQKISILRAFCLKVGIQILLREYNFESRNKPTFTDEDIVNVFPIVKHINPRATDAYNFYTTGQSKIQQGYFKEGYELISEALNLLNNVFGAMHSENGQCLRMLARLSYILGDPQEALAIQQRSVIMSERVNGIDHPYTILEYTHLALYCFANGQISTSLKLLYRARYLLLLICGEDHPEIALIDSNISLILHAVGEYELSLRFIEHALSLNLKYYGAKSMHVAVSYHLVARTQSCMGDFRSALTNEKETYCIYKSQLGENHEKTQESSQCLRLLTQQAVFLQKKMNDIYSNGKLTTGLPPIHIQPPTMGSVLDMLNAINGILFVQISQKDIAKVRTEIEKHLRDSEPNETTETLKKLTAITDDETEAPKKLTNGDLAAAKVSTKNDTIESQSETPKPPPQTDVTVTS comes from the exons GTAAAGGTTCCAAAAGTGGAAACAAGAACAATGATAATACCCTGACTAATGGCCATGCAGCAGCCGACTCGAAAAACGATAAACCAGCAGCGGCTGAAATAAATGCCAATGAAACAAGCAGTACAGAGAAAAAACCGGAAAAAGAAGATGATAGTGGCGGTGATGATCGATCCGAGGAGAGTATTGACTTGGACATGTTGCACGACAATGGAATAACAGTCCACATCCAAAGTCCTGGAGCTGAATTGCTTTCTATACAGTTGTCAAGTATGGAGCTAGTGCAAGAAATCCATCAACTACTAATGGATCGTGAGGATACTTGCCATCGAACGTGTTTCTCCCTTCAATTGGATGGCGTTACTTTGGATAACTTTGCAGAATTGAAGAATATCGAGGGCTTGAAGCATGGTTCGACGGTGAAGGTGGTAGAGGAGCCGTATACAATGCGCGAGGCTCGTATCCATGTGCGTCATGTTAGAGATTTGTTGAAATCCATGGATCCGGCTGATGCTTATAATGGAGTCGATTGTAATTCGCTGTCCTTCCTCCACACCATTACTCAGGGTGATTTGTTAGAGAAGAAAAAATCCCGACCCGATAGCGTAGATTGTACACCACCAGACTACATTATGCCTGGTTCAAAAGAACGTCCCTTGTTGCCGCTGCAACCGGGCGCAAAAACCTCTAAAGGTCCGCAATCGTTGAAAGTTCTGACTACTTCAGCATGGAATCCCCCGCCCGGTCCACGCAAACTGCATGGCGATTTGATGTACTTGTACGTTATAACCATGGAGGATAAACGCTTCCATATTTCAGCCTGTCCGAAGGGTTTCTACATCAATCAGTCGACCGATGAAGTCTTCAATCCCAAACCGGACAATCCCAGTCATTTGTCACACTCGTTAATTGATTTACTATCACAGATCTCGCCCTCGTTTAAGAGGGCATTCTCTCAAATGCAGAAGAAGCGCACCCTTCGACACGCTTTCGAAAGAGTCGCAACTCCCTACCAAGTTTACACTTGGTCATCACCTCAGTTGGAACACACAATTGATGCCATTAGAGCCGAGGATGCTTTCTCATCAAAATTAGG TTATGAAGAACACATTCCTGGCCAGACCCGCGACTGGAACGAGGAACTACAAACAACTCGCGAACTTCCGCGCAAAACACTGCCCGACCGGTTATTGCGGGAGCGAGCCATCTTCAAAGTTCATGGTGACTTTGTCATTGCTGCCACACGTGGTGCTATGGCAGTAATTGATGGCAATGTTTTGGCCATAAACCCCGGTGAAGATCCCAAGATGCAAATGTTCATttggaacaatattttcttctctCTGGGCTTTGATGTGCGCGATCACTACAAAGAGCTGGGTGGGGACGTTGCTGCTTTCGTAGCTCCTCGCAATGATTTGCATGGCGTTCGTGTTTATAGTGCTGTTGATGTTGAGGGACTTTACACCCTCGGAACAGTTGTAATCGATTATCGTGGATATCGTATCACTGCGCAATCGATTATTCCGGGAATTCTCGAGCGCGACCAAGAACAATCGGTGGTGTATGGTTCGATTGATTTTGGCAAAACAGTACTAAGCCATCCAAAGTATTTGGAATTACTCCGTAAGGCTGCCAAACATCTGAAGATTTTGCCTCACTCAGTTCTCAACGAGAAGGACGAGGGAGTAGAGCTGTGCTCCTCAGTAGAGTGCAAAGGAATTATTGGCAACGATGGACGTCATTATATTTTAGACCTCCTACGTACTTTCCCACCAGAtgtgaactttttgaaaatcgaaGGTGAGGAGCCAAGTGCTGAATTGAAAGCAATGGGCTTCCCCATCGAACACAAACACAAGCTCTCCTGTCTGCGACAAGAGCTTCTCGAGTCGTTCATCGAAGATCGCTATGTGAGCTTCATTCGAAATGCAGCTCAACACTTGCAACAGTTGAACGCTAACAAAAAGAAGGCAGACGCAGCAACCACTCAAACCGACGCCAACAAGAACCAAGCAGCAATTGAGGACAAGAACAAGGATGAGGAGAAATCACAAGATAAAGCAATAGAAAAAGTCACCACCGACGAGATCAATGCAAACGCCTCCACAGAGGAAGCCAAAAAGTTGACAGAAAGCGTGAACGAGAACAATGCTCACGATGAGAAACAAGCAGCCGAGGTTGTGAAACGGGCTTGTACCGCTGTTGGATCGCTTAAGGAATACGAGTTCGATTTCCGTTTCAATCCCGATGTATATTCGCCAGGAATAAGGCATGTTGACCCTGGTAACACGCCCAGTTCCCTTAAGAAACAAAAGCAACTGGTAAGAGATGCAGCAGAGTTCTTGGTGCAGAAGCAAATTCCTGCATTTATCAAGGAACATATGGATCATTTGTCGGCTGCCATTGATGGCTGCAATTTGACTGAAACTTTACATGCCCGGGGCATCAATATAAG GTATTTGGGGAAAGTAGCGCAGCTGCTAGGGCAGGTTCCAAGACTTGAATACCTCTACCACATTGCCGTCCAGGAGTTGATTGTTCGTGCAGCTAAACACATTTACTACACCTATATGCAAAATACCGAAGTTATGAGCTTATCCGCTGCCATAAGCCACTTCCTAAACTGTTTCCTAACGAGTGGACCCGTCACGGCACCAGCATTGGGATCAGATGAGCTACAAAAAACCAACAAACGTCGCAACAAACGTAAGAATGGTAAAAACGCACTCTTCGGCAATGACAACAACGAATGGGCGCTGATAACACCCAAATCCATGTGGCAACATATTAAGCGCGAAATCAAATCGTACTATGACTTTGATTTGGAGTGTGAGGATGCACGATCTGTTATTGAAACATACAAGTTGCAAAAGATCAGCATTCTCCGTGCGTTCTGCTTGAAAGTGGGTATTCAAATTTTGCTGAGGGAGTATAACTTTGAGTCGCGCAACAAGCCCACATTCACTGACGAAGACATTGTCAATGTGTTCCCAATTGTCAAGCATATTAATCCTCGGGCAACTGACGCATACAATTTCTATACAACTGGTCAATCAAAAATCCAACAGGGTTACTTTAAGGAAGGTTACGAGCTGATAAGCGAGGCATTGAATTTATTGAATAACGTCTTTGGAGCAATGCACTCCGAGAATGGGCAATGTCTCAGGATGTTGGCTCGACTAAGCTACATATTGGGAGATCCACAGGAAGCGTTGGCCATTCAACAGAGATCGGTGATAATGAGCGAAAGAGTTAATGGCATTGATCATCCATACACTATTTTAGAATAC aCACATTTGGCGCTATACTGCTTTGCAAATGGACAAATAAGTACATCACTGAAGTTGCTTTACCGAGCTCGATACTTGCTTCTGTTGATTTGTGGAGAGGATCATCCAGAAATCGCATTAATTGAT aGCAACATAAGTTTGATTCTGCACGCAGTTGGGGAATATGAGCTTTCCCTTCGATTCATTGAACATGCTCTATcattaaatcttaaatattacGGAGCTAAATCAATGCATGTGGCTGTAAGCTACCATCTGGTTGCTAGAACGCAAAGTTGCATGGGTGATTTCCGTTCAGCGTTGACTAATGAAAAAGAAACATATTGTATCTATAAATCACAG ttGGGTGAGAATCACGAAAAGACTCAGGAATCATCACAGTGCCTACGTCTGTTAACACAACAAGCCGTCTTCCTACAAAAGAAAATGAACGACATCTACTCCAATGGCAAGCTAACAACTGGTCTGCCACCAATTCACATTCAACCACCGACAATGGGTTCTGTATTAGATATGCTTAATGCAATTAATggaattttatttgttcaaatcag